The Deltaproteobacteria bacterium nucleotide sequence GCCGCCGCTGCTTTACCTCAAAGGTGAACTGACCGCGGCCGACGACAAAGCGGTGGCCATCGTCGGTTCGCGCAGCGCCAGCGATTATGGCCGGCGCGTGACGCGGGATTTAGCGCGCGGCTTGGCGAAAGTAGGATTCACCGTGGTCAGCGGCATGGCGCGCGGCATCGACGGCACGGCCCATGAAACGACTTTGAATAATGGTGGCCGCACCATCGCGGTTTTAGGTTCCGGCGTCGAGCGCGCCTATCCGCCGGAGCATGACAAACTGTATCAACGTATCAGCGATGGCGGCGCGGTGATTTCCGAGTTGCCGCTCGGCACCAAGCCGCTGGCGTTCAATTTTCCGGCGCGCAACCGGCTGATCAGTGGTTTGTCGCTGGGTGTAGTGGTCGTCGAAGCGACGGAGAAAAGCGGGTCGCTGATCACCGCCTCCATGGCGGTGGAACAGGGGCGAGAAGTTTTCGCCCTGCCCGGTGAAGTGGGATCGAGCCGCAGCCGCGGCGCCCATCGGCTGATTCGCCAGGGCGCCAAGCTGGTGGAAAACGTCGACGATATTCTCGAAGAGATCGCACCGCAATTGTTGCCGGCCAGCGGCGCTCGGCATGCCGCGCCGTTGGCGCTGCCGCAAAACACCGGCGCCGAGGCGCGGAAAATTTTCGCTTTACTGCAAGACGGCCAGCTGCAAGTCGACCAAGTGATTGAAAAGAGCGGCCTCGCAGTAGCGCAAGTATTACAAATACTACTCGAGCTCGAGCTGCAAGGTTACGTCCGGCAGTTGCCGGGACAAAAATATGTCGCGGAACGAGCCAACTAAAACTACTTCTGAAGGCTACAGGAATGAATTGAAATTATGGCAGCAAGGAATTTAGTCATCGTCGAGTCACCCGCCAAGGCGAAGACCTTGGAAAAATATCTAGGCCGCGATTATCAAGTCAGAGCGTCGGTGGGCCATGTGGTCGATTTGCCCAAGAGCAAGTTGGGCGTCGATGTGAAGAAGAACTTCGCGCCGGATTTCACCGTCATCCTCAATAAGAAAAAAGTCATCGACGATTTGAAGAAGGCGGCCAAGGGCAAAGAGCATATCTATCTGGCCTCCGACCCGGATCGCGAGGGCGAAGCGATCGCCTGGCATATCGCCGATCACGTCGTCAAAAATCATAAGAGCGTGCGCCGCGTGCTGTTCAACGAGATCACTAAAAAAGCGGTGCTTGAAGCGATCGCCCATCCCCAAGCACTGGACCGCGACAAGTTCGATGCCCAGGTGGCGCGCCGGGTGCTCGATCGCTTGGTCGGCTACAAAATCAGTCCGATCCTCTGGACCAAGGTGCGGCGCGGCTTAAGCGCCGGGCGGGTGCAGTCGGTGGCGGTGCGCGTGGTGTGCGACCGGGAAAAAGAGGTGCGCGCCTTCGTGCCGGTGGAGTATTGGTCGCTGACTGCGTCTTTGGAAGGGCGCTTGCCGCCATCCTTTAAAGCCAAGTTGGTGCAGTGGAAAGGTCAGAAGGTCGACAATAAAAAATTTCGCTTGGAAAATGAAACCGGCGTTCAGCAGATCGTCAAGGCGCTGGCAAGCGCGCCGTGGGTGATCGGCGCGGTCGAGAAAAAAGAACGGCGCCGTTATCCGACGCCGCCTTTCGTCACCAGCAAGTTGCAACAAGAGGCGGCGCGCAAATTGGGCTTTCAACCCAAGCGCACCATGCAGTTGGCGCAGCAGCTCTATGAAGGCGTCGAGCTTGGCAGCGAAGGCTCGGTGGGCTTGATCACTTACATGCGTACCGACTCGATTCGCATTTCGGCCAACGCCCTGAGCGCCGTGCGCGAACATATCAACAGCCAGTATGGCAAAAATTATCTGCCGGATAAGCCGAATGTCTTTCGTTCCAAGAAAAGCGCCCAGGACGCCCATGAGGCGATCCGCCCGACTTCGGTCGAGTACACGCCCGAGCGCGTGCGCCGTTTTCTGCGCCGCGACATGTTTCAACTCTATTCGCTGATCTGGGATCGTTTCGTCGCCAGTCAAATGGTGCCGGCGGTGTACGATCAGACCGCTTTCGAGATTCCCGTCGGCGAAGCACTGTTTCGCGCCAACGGCCAGCAGGTCAAGTTCGACGGCTTCATGAAGCTCTACATCGAAGGGCGCGACGAGCGCGCGCCGCAAGCCAACGGCGAAAACAACGAAGAATCTGAGGAAGAGGCCGACGACGCTCAAGAACAAGAAGGCGTGCTACCGAATTTACAAAAGGGCGATGCGTTAAAACTTTTGGCCATGGACCCACGCCAGCATTTCACCCAACCGCCGCCCCGTTTCACCCAGGCTTCGCTGATTAAAGAATTAGACGAGAAGGGCATCGGCCGGCCGTCGACTTATGCGGCGATCATTTCCAACATTCTCGACCGCGAGTATGTGGCGCAGAACGAAAGCCGCCAATTGGTGCCGACGGACTTGGGTTTTTTGGTGACCGATTTATTAGTAGAAAGTTTTCCCGACATTCTCAACGTCGAGTTCACCGCCGGCATGGAAGACCAGCTCGATAAAATCGAAGAAGGCAAAGAGAAGTGGACCAAGACGATGAAGCGCTTCTACACGCCCTTCGAGCGCGATCTCAAGAAGGCCGCCAAGGAGATGCGCGACGTCAAGCGCCAAGAGGTGCCCACCGACATCGACTGTGAAAAGTGCGGCAACAAGATGGTGATAAAGTGGGGGCGCAACGGTGAGTTTCTCGCCTGCCCTCAATATCCCGAGTGCAAAAGCACGAAAAACTTCAAACGCAGCGACACCGGCGAGATCGAAATCGCCGTCGAGGAAGTGGTCGACGAGGCCTGCGAGAAATGCGGCCGGCCGATGCTGTTACGCTTCGGCAAGTTCGGCAAGTTTCTCGGCTGCAGCGGCTATCCCGAATGCAAAAACATTCAGCCGCTGCAAAAGCCGGTGGACCTGGGCATCAAGTGTCCCGAGTGTAAAGAAGGCGACATCAAGGAACGCAAATCGCGCTGGGGCAAAATGTTTTACGGCTGCGATAAATATCCCGCTTGCAAGTTCGCTTCTTGGGACAAGCCGTTGCCGACGCCCTGTCCTGACTGCGACAGTCCGATATTGGTCGAAAAAATTCTCAAGCGAACCGGCCGCACGCACCGTTGTTACAAAAAAGAGTGCGGCTACTCGATCCAAGTCGTTGAGCAATAGCCGCAACAAAATAGGCGAAGGATAATTTTCACCACGAAGGCACGAAGGACACGAAGGTTTAGGAAAATATGTTTTCGAACTTCGTGCTCTTCGTGCCTTCGTGGTGAAACCATTTTTTCACGGTGATCTTTTAAGAAATATTAAATCCATGCAGCCCATTGTACGGATCATCGGCGGCGGCCTGGCCGGCAGCGAAGCGGCGTGGCAGTTGGCGCGGCGCGGCGTCGCCGTCGAGCTATTCGAAATGCGGCCGGTGCGCAAGACCGAGGCCCACGCCACGGCATATCTGGCCGAGGTGGTGTGTAGTAATTCTCTCCGTTCCGATTCGCTGTCGGCGCCCGCCGGTTTGCTTAAGGCGGAAATGCGCCAGCTCGACTCGCTGATCATTCGAGTCGCCGAAATCCATCGGGTGCCGGCCGGTTCGGCGTTGGCGGTCGATCGCGAGGGCTTCGCGCGCGGCGTCACCGAGGCCGTCGAAGCTTTGCCCAATGTCAAAATCATTCGCCAAGAAGTTGAAACGATTCCTACTGACGGCGTGGTCATTCTCGCCACGGGGCCGCTCACATCGCCGGCGTTGTCCAAAGACCTGACCGCCAAGTTGGGCGAAGAGCATCTGTATTTTTACGACGCGATCTCGCCCATCGTCACGGCGGAGTCCATCGACATGAGCGTGGCCTATCGCGCCGCGCGCTACGGCAAGGGCGGCGACGACTATATCAACCTGCCGTTGTCGCAGGAGGAATACTATCGCTTCATCGCCGCCTTGGTCGCCGCCGAGCGAGTG carries:
- the dprA gene encoding DNA-protecting protein DprA, which encodes MNEAASTSARGTSAAAPARDRHAPWLALRRVKGLGCVGCKRLLAHFAEPIKIFSASRLELEQVEDLRADAVDGILRFNEWAEVDDELARVRAAGVTLVGFNDEKYPARLRAIADPPPLLYLKGELTAADDKAVAIVGSRSASDYGRRVTRDLARGLAKVGFTVVSGMARGIDGTAHETTLNNGGRTIAVLGSGVERAYPPEHDKLYQRISDGGAVISELPLGTKPLAFNFPARNRLISGLSLGVVVVEATEKSGSLITASMAVEQGREVFALPGEVGSSRSRGAHRLIRQGAKLVENVDDILEEIAPQLLPASGARHAAPLALPQNTGAEARKIFALLQDGQLQVDQVIEKSGLAVAQVLQILLELELQGYVRQLPGQKYVAERAN
- the topA gene encoding type I DNA topoisomerase, with the translated sequence MAARNLVIVESPAKAKTLEKYLGRDYQVRASVGHVVDLPKSKLGVDVKKNFAPDFTVILNKKKVIDDLKKAAKGKEHIYLASDPDREGEAIAWHIADHVVKNHKSVRRVLFNEITKKAVLEAIAHPQALDRDKFDAQVARRVLDRLVGYKISPILWTKVRRGLSAGRVQSVAVRVVCDREKEVRAFVPVEYWSLTASLEGRLPPSFKAKLVQWKGQKVDNKKFRLENETGVQQIVKALASAPWVIGAVEKKERRRYPTPPFVTSKLQQEAARKLGFQPKRTMQLAQQLYEGVELGSEGSVGLITYMRTDSIRISANALSAVREHINSQYGKNYLPDKPNVFRSKKSAQDAHEAIRPTSVEYTPERVRRFLRRDMFQLYSLIWDRFVASQMVPAVYDQTAFEIPVGEALFRANGQQVKFDGFMKLYIEGRDERAPQANGENNEESEEEADDAQEQEGVLPNLQKGDALKLLAMDPRQHFTQPPPRFTQASLIKELDEKGIGRPSTYAAIISNILDREYVAQNESRQLVPTDLGFLVTDLLVESFPDILNVEFTAGMEDQLDKIEEGKEKWTKTMKRFYTPFERDLKKAAKEMRDVKRQEVPTDIDCEKCGNKMVIKWGRNGEFLACPQYPECKSTKNFKRSDTGEIEIAVEEVVDEACEKCGRPMLLRFGKFGKFLGCSGYPECKNIQPLQKPVDLGIKCPECKEGDIKERKSRWGKMFYGCDKYPACKFASWDKPLPTPCPDCDSPILVEKILKRTGRTHRCYKKECGYSIQVVEQ